A genomic stretch from Desulfohalobium retbaense DSM 5692 includes:
- a CDS encoding glycoside hydrolase family 15 protein, with protein sequence MQNQPIEDYGIIGDLHTVALVGINGSIDWMCVPRFDSPSVFGALLDAARGGAYQICPEDREATHKQLYWPETNVLITRFLSPHGAAELADFMPIADSGEAHSHQLIRRLTVLRGTVSFVMRCRPAFDYGRTPHETELTAKGVVFRSEDLSLGLAAGMELQADGDGVWSRFTLEQGHSAVFVLRQIGPEEGCGVCLSEEAAERQFRETVRYWRRWLSSCTYSGRWRESVHRSALALKLLTYAPTGAIVAAPTTSLPEALGGERNWDYRYTWIRDSAFTVYAFLRLGFTDEAEHFMGFLSQLCTEARHHGSPLQIMYGIDGRRDLPEEVLDHVEGYAGSRPVRVGNAAYTQLQLDIYGELLDAVYLFNKHGAPISYDLWRSIRSFVDWVCANWHRPDEGIWEMRSGQQHFVYSRLMCWVAIDRGLRLAEKRSFPCDRQRWLAERDRIYEDILTHGWSEERQAFVQAYGSQTLDASNLIMPLVFFTSPTDPRMLKTLDATLKPPEEGGLVANSLVHRYNLEESPDGLDGEEGTFNICTFWLVEALTRAGRFDPERLEEARLIFERMLGFANHVGLYAEETGARGEALGNFPQAFTHLALISSAFNLDRALSRGHTG encoded by the coding sequence ATGCAGAATCAACCCATTGAGGATTATGGGATCATCGGCGACCTGCACACGGTGGCCCTGGTGGGGATCAACGGGTCCATCGACTGGATGTGCGTGCCCCGTTTCGATTCCCCAAGCGTATTCGGTGCCCTGCTTGATGCTGCCCGGGGCGGGGCGTACCAGATTTGTCCCGAGGACCGTGAAGCGACCCACAAGCAATTGTACTGGCCGGAGACCAATGTCCTGATCACTCGTTTTTTGTCGCCGCACGGCGCCGCGGAACTGGCCGATTTCATGCCCATCGCCGATTCCGGGGAAGCGCATTCTCACCAGCTTATCCGGCGGCTGACGGTCCTGCGGGGCACGGTGAGCTTTGTCATGCGCTGCCGTCCGGCCTTCGATTATGGGCGGACGCCGCACGAAACAGAACTCACGGCCAAGGGCGTTGTGTTTCGCTCCGAGGATCTTTCCCTCGGACTGGCCGCGGGCATGGAACTCCAGGCCGACGGCGACGGCGTCTGGAGCCGGTTCACCCTGGAGCAGGGGCACAGCGCGGTGTTCGTGTTACGCCAGATCGGTCCGGAGGAAGGGTGCGGCGTCTGTCTCTCTGAAGAAGCGGCGGAGCGGCAGTTCCGGGAAACGGTGCGGTACTGGCGGCGCTGGCTGTCCTCGTGCACCTACTCTGGACGGTGGCGCGAATCGGTCCACCGTTCTGCCCTGGCGCTCAAGCTTTTGACCTACGCCCCGACCGGAGCCATCGTGGCTGCCCCGACCACGAGTCTGCCGGAGGCCCTGGGCGGGGAGCGCAATTGGGACTACCGTTACACCTGGATTCGGGATTCGGCTTTTACCGTTTACGCTTTTCTTCGACTCGGCTTTACCGATGAGGCCGAGCACTTCATGGGCTTTTTGTCCCAGCTGTGCACCGAGGCCCGGCACCACGGCTCACCGTTGCAGATCATGTACGGCATTGACGGCCGGCGGGATCTGCCCGAAGAGGTCCTGGACCATGTAGAGGGGTATGCCGGATCCCGCCCGGTGCGGGTGGGCAATGCGGCCTATACTCAGCTCCAGCTTGATATTTACGGCGAGCTTCTGGACGCGGTCTATTTGTTCAATAAACACGGCGCTCCTATTTCCTACGACCTCTGGCGCTCTATCCGTTCGTTTGTCGATTGGGTCTGCGCTAATTGGCACCGCCCGGACGAAGGCATCTGGGAAATGCGCAGCGGGCAGCAGCACTTCGTCTATTCGCGGCTGATGTGCTGGGTGGCAATCGATCGCGGGTTGCGCCTGGCCGAGAAACGGTCGTTTCCGTGTGACCGTCAGCGGTGGCTCGCGGAACGCGACCGGATCTACGAAGACATTTTGACCCACGGCTGGAGCGAAGAACGCCAAGCCTTTGTCCAGGCCTACGGCAGCCAGACCCTCGACGCCTCGAACCTGATCATGCCGCTCGTGTTCTTTACTTCACCTACGGACCCGCGGATGCTCAAGACCCTGGACGCCACGCTCAAGCCCCCGGAAGAAGGGGGGCTGGTGGCCAATAGTCTGGTGCACCGGTATAATCTCGAGGAAAGTCCGGACGGACTGGATGGAGAGGAGGGGACGTTCAATATCTGCACGTTCTGGCTCGTTGAGGCCCTGACCCGAGCGGGGCGGTTCGATCCGGAACGGCTGGAAGAGGCGCGGCTTATCTTCGAACGCATGCTCGGGTTCGCCAATCATGTCGGCCTGTATGCTGAAGAAACCGGGGCCCGGGGCGAGGCCCTGGGCAATTTTCCCCAGGCGTTCACCCATCTGGCGCTCATCAGTTCGGCATTTAATCTGGATCGGGCTTTGAGCCGGGGGCACACTGGCTGA
- a CDS encoding rubredoxin-like domain-containing protein, with amino-acid sequence MAVWKCSHCGYTVDQTEPPEPCPSCGSECTFVDATCYTPECGGPEGGNINPDVGASKPKK; translated from the coding sequence ATGGCAGTTTGGAAATGTTCCCATTGCGGCTACACCGTGGATCAGACCGAACCTCCGGAACCGTGCCCTTCCTGTGGCAGCGAGTGCACGTTTGTGGACGCGACCTGCTACACGCCGGAGTGTGGCGGGCCTGAGGGCGGCAATATCAATCCTGATGTGGGCGCGAGCAAACCGAAAAAATAG
- a CDS encoding putative bifunctional diguanylate cyclase/phosphodiesterase, producing MNSRVSTPTTAHRRHHTPKPEASSEAALKQALRREVRKRKDAEKHLEIATQFDDLTGLANRNLALRRLEQATEKARLEGGKAALLYLDLIDFKAINNAFGYECGDCILRDIGQRLQSISGASDTVARITGDEFVFLQLDIQGHDSVYSLLAAIQEVLHRPFQTKQTELLLNFCLGFSIFPDWADNWQELSRQARVALSNAKGSRENKIHAYDPAQDKSTDQFGIIQETKKALRHDEFRLHYQPIVDLKSAQVVAYESLLRWQKPDRMIPPGAFLPVIEHTEIMTEIGDFVLSTACEQMNNWLMNLSTQHAFKLSVNISANQLASENFPYEGQSLFEAYRLATQRFIFEVTETAVIENIDHAKEVLTEFANLGVEIWLDDFGTGYSSLLALRELPISVVKIDKTFVTGIDQPDFNPEFLRALINLSHDLGKRVLAEGVETRAQRDILIGYGCDLAQGFYFGHPLPPSEAVPLS from the coding sequence ATGAATTCTCGCGTCTCAACGCCGACCACTGCTCACCGCCGCCATCACACACCAAAGCCCGAAGCCTCCTCCGAAGCGGCTTTGAAGCAGGCCCTGCGCCGTGAAGTACGCAAACGCAAGGATGCCGAAAAACACTTGGAGATCGCCACGCAATTCGACGATCTCACAGGGTTGGCCAATCGCAATCTGGCTTTGCGCCGTCTGGAACAGGCCACGGAAAAAGCCCGTCTCGAGGGGGGCAAGGCGGCTTTGCTCTACCTCGATCTCATCGACTTCAAGGCCATCAACAACGCCTTCGGCTATGAATGCGGCGATTGCATTCTCCGCGACATCGGTCAACGCCTCCAATCCATCAGCGGGGCGTCGGACACGGTCGCCCGGATCACCGGCGACGAATTCGTCTTCCTGCAACTCGATATTCAAGGGCACGATTCGGTCTACAGCCTCCTGGCCGCGATTCAGGAAGTGCTGCACCGGCCGTTTCAGACCAAGCAAACCGAACTTTTGCTCAATTTCTGTCTCGGGTTCAGTATTTTTCCGGATTGGGCAGACAATTGGCAGGAGCTGTCCCGGCAGGCCCGTGTGGCACTCTCCAACGCCAAAGGATCCCGGGAAAACAAGATCCACGCCTACGATCCGGCGCAGGACAAGAGCACCGACCAGTTCGGTATCATCCAGGAAACGAAAAAGGCCCTGCGCCACGACGAATTTCGGCTCCACTACCAGCCCATCGTCGACCTCAAATCAGCGCAGGTGGTGGCCTATGAAAGCCTTTTGCGCTGGCAGAAGCCAGACCGGATGATCCCGCCAGGTGCTTTTTTGCCGGTCATTGAACACACCGAAATCATGACCGAAATCGGGGATTTCGTCCTCTCCACCGCCTGCGAGCAGATGAACAATTGGCTGATGAATTTGAGCACCCAGCACGCCTTCAAGCTCAGCGTCAACATCTCCGCCAACCAGCTCGCCTCGGAGAACTTTCCCTACGAAGGGCAGAGTCTGTTCGAGGCCTACCGGCTGGCCACCCAACGCTTTATCTTCGAAGTTACCGAAACCGCGGTCATCGAAAATATCGACCACGCCAAAGAAGTCCTGACCGAATTCGCCAACCTGGGCGTCGAGATCTGGCTGGACGATTTCGGGACCGGCTACTCGTCTCTGCTGGCCCTGCGCGAATTGCCCATCAGCGTGGTCAAGATCGACAAGACCTTTGTCACCGGCATCGACCAGCCCGACTTCAACCCCGAATTCCTGCGCGCCCTGATCAACCTCTCCCATGACCTCGGGAAACGGGTCCTGGCTGAAGGGGTCGAAACCCGGGCCCAACGGGACATCCTCATCGGCTATGGTTGCGATCTCGCCCAAGGGTTCTATTTCGGCCACCCCCTGCCGCCTTCGGAGGCGGTGCCCCTTTCCTGA
- the zupT gene encoding zinc transporter ZupT codes for MEHPIWFALGLTLFAGMATGIGSGIAFFAKQTSHRFLSVATGFSAGVMLYVSFVEIFIKGQEAMTAAYGAYWGHWVNVGSFFGGIVLIGLIDTLIPSAENPHETHSELETAPLHDPNAPVPNFAGLDCRPAEPGVHDHLHNHKLMRMGLFTALAIAIHNFPEGLATFLAALEDPSIGVAIAMAVALHNIPEGISVSVPIFYATGKRRKAFALSALSGMAEPIGAGLAYVLLRLFVGDESGLIPPQVMGVLFGGVAGIMVYISLDELLPTSQAYGKGHDSLFGLIAGMAVMALSLLLMR; via the coding sequence ATGGAACACCCCATCTGGTTCGCCCTCGGACTGACGCTGTTTGCCGGTATGGCTACCGGGATCGGTAGCGGCATCGCGTTTTTCGCTAAACAGACCAGTCACCGTTTCCTCTCCGTGGCCACCGGATTTTCGGCTGGCGTCATGCTCTACGTCTCGTTTGTGGAGATCTTCATCAAGGGCCAGGAAGCCATGACTGCAGCCTATGGGGCCTATTGGGGCCATTGGGTCAATGTAGGGTCGTTTTTCGGAGGCATTGTCCTGATTGGCTTGATCGATACCCTCATCCCTTCGGCCGAAAACCCCCACGAAACCCACTCGGAATTGGAAACGGCCCCCCTGCACGACCCCAACGCGCCAGTGCCCAATTTTGCCGGCCTGGATTGCCGGCCTGCCGAACCGGGTGTCCACGACCATCTCCACAACCACAAACTGATGCGCATGGGGCTCTTTACCGCCTTGGCCATCGCCATCCACAATTTTCCAGAGGGATTGGCCACATTTCTGGCTGCGCTGGAGGATCCCAGCATCGGCGTGGCCATTGCCATGGCCGTGGCCCTGCACAATATCCCTGAGGGCATCAGCGTCTCCGTGCCCATTTTCTACGCCACCGGCAAACGGAGAAAGGCTTTCGCCCTCTCAGCCCTAAGCGGCATGGCTGAGCCCATCGGTGCCGGTCTCGCCTATGTCCTGCTCCGTCTTTTCGTCGGCGATGAATCCGGCCTTATTCCACCGCAGGTCATGGGTGTGCTCTTCGGGGGCGTGGCGGGTATCATGGTCTATATCAGTCTCGACGAGCTGTTGCCCACCAGCCAGGCTTACGGCAAAGGGCACGACAGCCTGTTCGGGCTCATCGCCGGCATGGCTGTCATGGCCCTGAGCCTTTTGCTCATGCGCTGA
- a CDS encoding cation:proton antiporter, with amino-acid sequence MIEAGGELSHLVFLTGGAIVMTMLIKGVMERTVVPPLVGFLVLGICLRWGQTQWPLAFEGGGEVIAFLSKLGLVTLLFRVGMKSDITVLAGQLKNASIAWILNIGLTGLAGFYTASLLLGQALVPSLIVAVAFTATSVGVSVKVWEDQNALQSKNGGLLVDLAELDDVTAVLLMGLLFAVVPYLPSGSAPGSFWPVLGQHALGFVAKLLLFAGGCLVFAAFLERPMTRFLKRVEHTPDSTLTIVGLGFVIAALAGGLGFSLAIGAFFAGLTFSRDPECVTLDTSFTPIFDFFSPFFFVGIGFEFELATLGPSLGMGGLLLVLAVLVKVIANGVPVALLSDGPSGWLIGASMIPRAEIALVIMQKGLHLDTSPVSEQLFGAMVVVSALSCVLAPIVVRGLLQRWPQTINRRSGE; translated from the coding sequence ATGATTGAAGCTGGCGGAGAACTTTCCCATCTGGTGTTTTTGACCGGTGGGGCGATTGTGATGACCATGCTGATCAAAGGGGTCATGGAGCGCACTGTTGTGCCGCCGCTGGTGGGATTTTTGGTCCTCGGTATCTGTCTGCGCTGGGGACAAACCCAATGGCCACTGGCTTTTGAAGGCGGTGGCGAGGTGATCGCCTTTTTGTCCAAACTCGGATTGGTGACCCTGCTGTTCCGGGTGGGGATGAAAAGCGATATCACCGTTTTGGCCGGGCAGCTTAAAAATGCCAGTATTGCCTGGATATTGAATATAGGTCTCACGGGACTGGCCGGCTTTTATACCGCATCGCTTCTCTTGGGCCAGGCATTGGTCCCCAGCCTGATCGTGGCCGTAGCATTCACTGCGACCAGTGTCGGCGTCTCGGTCAAGGTCTGGGAAGATCAAAACGCCCTGCAATCCAAAAACGGCGGCTTGCTGGTCGATTTGGCCGAACTGGATGATGTCACGGCGGTGCTGCTCATGGGATTGCTTTTTGCGGTTGTCCCGTATCTTCCATCCGGCTCGGCCCCGGGCTCTTTCTGGCCGGTACTGGGTCAACACGCCCTCGGGTTTGTGGCCAAACTCCTGCTTTTTGCCGGCGGGTGTCTTGTTTTTGCCGCGTTTTTGGAGCGGCCGATGACCCGCTTTCTCAAACGCGTCGAACATACGCCGGATTCGACCTTGACCATTGTCGGTCTGGGCTTCGTCATCGCCGCGCTGGCTGGAGGACTCGGCTTTTCCCTGGCCATTGGAGCCTTTTTCGCCGGGCTGACCTTCAGCCGGGATCCGGAATGCGTCACCCTGGACACCTCCTTCACCCCCATTTTTGATTTTTTCAGCCCCTTCTTTTTTGTCGGCATCGGATTTGAGTTTGAACTCGCTACGTTGGGGCCCTCGCTGGGCATGGGGGGACTGCTCCTCGTGCTCGCCGTCCTGGTCAAGGTGATCGCCAACGGAGTGCCTGTGGCGCTGCTTTCGGATGGGCCAAGCGGATGGCTTATCGGAGCGAGCATGATTCCCCGGGCGGAGATCGCTCTGGTCATCATGCAAAAAGGACTGCACCTGGACACATCCCCGGTCAGCGAGCAGTTGTTTGGGGCCATGGTCGTTGTCTCCGCGCTGAGCTGTGTCCTGGCGCCGATCGTGGTCCGAGGGCTGCTGCAGCGGTGGCCGCAAACAATAAATCGCCGTTCTGGTGAATAA
- a CDS encoding glycine betaine ABC transporter substrate-binding protein codes for MQKLTKIFALVLLLTFIAVPGFAQDKDVEIAYVEWSCATASSNVVKAVLNEEMGYDADIVSVTAAAMWQATASGDVDGFVTAWLPVTHGHYYDKVKDEVENLGPLATGAKIGLVVPEYVDIESIADLDDHAAKFDGTITGIDPGAGIMSKSEKALEAYNLDNMTLGEGSGATMTAMLSEAVENEDWIVVTGWSPHWKFGRWDLKYLEDPKNVYGGSEDITTIVREDLKEDMPEVYAFLDRFSWDLSVMQGLMAKNQENGKPYENAKEFIKNHPELVDKWLGRS; via the coding sequence TTGCAAAAACTGACGAAAATTTTTGCACTCGTTTTGTTGTTGACGTTTATTGCAGTTCCTGGTTTTGCCCAGGACAAGGATGTGGAGATCGCTTACGTTGAGTGGTCCTGCGCTACAGCCAGCAGTAACGTAGTCAAAGCTGTACTTAATGAAGAAATGGGCTATGATGCCGATATCGTATCGGTTACTGCCGCGGCGATGTGGCAGGCCACTGCCTCAGGTGATGTCGATGGGTTTGTGACCGCGTGGCTCCCGGTCACCCACGGCCATTATTACGACAAGGTCAAGGATGAGGTCGAAAATCTTGGCCCGCTGGCTACCGGCGCCAAGATCGGTCTTGTCGTTCCGGAATATGTGGATATCGAATCCATCGCTGACCTCGATGACCATGCCGCCAAATTCGACGGCACCATCACTGGCATCGACCCGGGCGCGGGCATCATGTCCAAGAGCGAGAAGGCCCTGGAGGCTTATAATCTGGACAACATGACCCTCGGCGAGGGCAGCGGCGCAACCATGACCGCCATGCTCTCCGAGGCGGTGGAAAACGAGGATTGGATTGTGGTCACCGGCTGGAGCCCGCACTGGAAGTTCGGTCGCTGGGACCTGAAATACCTGGAAGATCCGAAGAATGTCTACGGTGGTTCCGAAGACATCACGACCATCGTGCGCGAGGATCTCAAGGAAGACATGCCTGAAGTGTACGCCTTCCTCGATCGTTTCTCCTGGGACCTGAGCGTCATGCAGGGCCTGATGGCCAAAAATCAGGAAAACGGCAAGCCTTACGAAAACGCCAAGGAATTCATCAAGAACCACCCTGAGCTGGTGGACAAGTGGCTTGGCCGGAGCTAG
- the glgX gene encoding glycogen debranching protein GlgX, which yields MKVWPGFPYPLGATYDGAGTNFSLFSEIAERVELCLFDDGGQEERVALPEVTGYCWHGYFPGIEPGQRYGFRVHGPWRPEHGHRCNPAKLLLDPYAKAIEGQIEWHEAVFPYQFDDGPAVASAEDSAPYIPRCIVHQPHFDWNGDRRLHLPWHETVIYETHVKGFSAMHPDIPEAIRGTYAGLAHPVAVQHLKELGVTAVELMPIHQFVHDKHLVDKGLRNYWGYNSIGYFAPHNEYAADPRPGAVVAEFKQMVKALHQAGIEVLLDVVYNHTGEGNQYGPMLCFKGIDNAYYYRTSFEDPFYYMDYTGTGNSLNMRHPHVLQLLMDSLRYWVQEMHVDGFRFDLAATLARELHDVDKLSAFFDIIQQDPVLSQVKLIAEPWDVGEGGYQVGNFPPVWSEWNGKYRDCVRDFWPGRDEMLGEFAARFTGSSDLYENTSRLPFASINFVTAHDGFTLRDLVSYDRKHNEANGENNRDGADDNASWNCGVEGETEDPEIVKLRARQQRNFLTTLFLSQGVPMLLGGDEMGRTQEGNNNAYCQDTPLSWYDWEGADSALLDFCRRLIDFRHRHPVFRRRRWFQGRAIHGPEVTDIAWFTHEGTQMEEEHWDEGFAKSLGVYLNGEAIPNPYPKGDPITDASFYVIFNAHYEALTFTLPAPEWGQAWLFELDTDTGWAEEATRYQAGAALEVTARSLVVLRQDEDQDEMDAAATASGVKASGSAS from the coding sequence ATGAAAGTGTGGCCCGGTTTTCCGTATCCTTTGGGCGCGACCTATGACGGGGCGGGAACAAATTTTTCCCTGTTTTCCGAAATCGCGGAGCGAGTGGAGCTTTGTCTTTTCGATGATGGGGGGCAGGAAGAGCGGGTCGCCTTGCCGGAAGTGACCGGCTATTGCTGGCATGGCTATTTCCCGGGCATTGAACCGGGGCAACGCTACGGGTTCCGCGTCCATGGCCCCTGGCGTCCAGAACACGGGCACCGCTGTAATCCAGCCAAACTGCTTCTCGATCCGTATGCCAAAGCGATTGAAGGACAAATTGAATGGCACGAGGCGGTTTTTCCCTACCAGTTCGACGACGGGCCGGCGGTGGCGAGCGCCGAAGACAGTGCCCCCTATATCCCACGGTGTATCGTGCACCAGCCCCATTTCGATTGGAATGGCGATCGGAGGTTGCATCTGCCGTGGCATGAGACGGTTATCTATGAGACCCATGTCAAAGGATTCAGCGCCATGCATCCGGACATTCCGGAAGCAATACGCGGCACCTACGCCGGATTGGCCCATCCGGTGGCCGTACAGCATCTGAAAGAACTCGGCGTGACCGCGGTGGAATTGATGCCCATCCACCAGTTTGTCCACGACAAACATCTGGTGGACAAGGGGCTTCGCAATTATTGGGGCTACAATTCCATCGGGTATTTTGCCCCGCACAACGAGTACGCTGCCGACCCGCGGCCGGGAGCGGTGGTGGCCGAATTCAAGCAGATGGTCAAGGCGCTGCATCAGGCGGGCATCGAGGTCCTGCTCGACGTAGTTTACAACCACACCGGCGAAGGCAACCAGTACGGCCCCATGCTCTGTTTCAAGGGCATCGACAACGCCTACTACTATCGGACCAGTTTCGAGGACCCGTTTTATTACATGGACTATACGGGGACCGGAAACAGCCTGAACATGCGCCATCCCCACGTTTTGCAGCTTTTGATGGATTCCTTGCGGTATTGGGTGCAGGAGATGCATGTCGACGGTTTCCGCTTTGATCTGGCCGCGACCCTGGCCCGCGAACTCCACGATGTGGATAAATTATCCGCTTTTTTTGACATCATTCAGCAAGATCCAGTGCTCAGTCAGGTCAAACTCATTGCCGAACCATGGGATGTCGGGGAAGGCGGCTACCAGGTCGGCAATTTCCCGCCAGTGTGGTCGGAGTGGAACGGCAAATACCGCGATTGTGTCCGCGATTTCTGGCCCGGCCGCGACGAGATGCTCGGGGAGTTCGCGGCTCGGTTTACCGGCAGTTCCGATCTGTATGAAAATACCAGTCGGTTGCCGTTTGCGAGCATCAATTTTGTGACCGCGCACGACGGATTCACCCTGCGCGATCTGGTCTCCTACGACCGCAAACACAATGAAGCCAATGGGGAGAATAATCGTGACGGGGCCGACGACAACGCCTCCTGGAATTGCGGCGTGGAAGGGGAGACCGAGGATCCGGAGATCGTAAAACTCCGGGCACGGCAGCAGCGCAATTTTTTGACGACCCTGTTTCTTTCCCAGGGTGTGCCCATGCTCCTGGGCGGCGATGAGATGGGCAGGACCCAGGAGGGCAACAACAACGCCTATTGCCAGGACACGCCGTTGTCTTGGTATGATTGGGAGGGTGCGGACAGCGCGCTTTTGGATTTTTGTCGCCGACTCATCGACTTCCGGCACCGCCATCCGGTTTTCCGTCGCCGCCGCTGGTTTCAAGGCCGGGCGATCCATGGGCCGGAGGTCACGGATATCGCCTGGTTCACCCATGAAGGGACCCAGATGGAGGAGGAGCATTGGGACGAAGGATTTGCCAAATCTTTGGGCGTGTATCTCAATGGCGAAGCGATTCCCAACCCCTACCCCAAAGGCGATCCCATCACCGACGCCAGTTTTTACGTTATTTTCAACGCCCACTACGAGGCACTGACTTTCACCCTGCCCGCCCCGGAGTGGGGACAGGCCTGGCTCTTCGAACTCGATACCGATACGGGGTGGGCTGAAGAGGCAACGCGGTATCAGGCCGGAGCGGCCCTGGAGGTCACGGCCCGCTCCCTTGTGGTCCTGCGGCAAGATGAAGACCAGGACGAAATGGATGCGGCGGCAACCGCGAGTGGGGTCAAGGCCAGCGGCAGTGCATCCTGA
- a CDS encoding PhoH family protein yields MLHKNYVLDTNVLLENPKSIRAFRNGTENTIILPYTVLEELDKLKRDQRLAHLVSQAVGEIEADVNLDILPPFRTGAAGSGDDSILQEIRHSNIVDPILVTNDRILQIKARMYGIHCESYRDSLPFQSESQAYTGFVGAGVEPIFNSFRWEEGFPVFYGHNGQKRVDYQHQAWGVRPRSVYQNLALELFLHPQIPLISVQSEAGYGKTYLALASALDLVLKTKDNPYRKIYLSKPLIEIGSKMGFLPGDVEEKMAPYIRYIHDLLAKLHELRPANRIFTEQNKEALELNPKRFEILPLTYIRGMNLEGAVVIVDEMQNLSRTEARSLLTRMGEGVKCFCLGDTRQVDNPYLNESNNGLNWLVKKCKGMRGYAHIVLKGEHSRGPVTDMVLQSGL; encoded by the coding sequence ATGCTGCACAAGAATTATGTCCTGGATACAAATGTCCTGCTGGAGAACCCCAAGAGCATTCGGGCGTTTCGCAATGGAACCGAAAATACGATCATTTTGCCGTACACTGTTCTGGAGGAATTGGACAAACTCAAGCGCGACCAGCGTCTGGCCCATCTTGTCAGTCAGGCGGTTGGTGAAATCGAGGCCGATGTCAATTTGGATATCCTCCCCCCTTTTCGCACTGGGGCTGCCGGATCCGGCGACGATTCGATCCTCCAGGAAATCCGCCATTCGAATATCGTGGATCCCATCCTGGTCACCAACGACCGCATTTTGCAGATTAAGGCCCGAATGTACGGGATCCATTGTGAATCCTACCGGGATTCGCTCCCCTTTCAAAGCGAGTCCCAAGCCTATACCGGTTTTGTCGGAGCGGGCGTGGAGCCGATATTCAACAGTTTTCGCTGGGAGGAGGGGTTTCCTGTTTTTTACGGCCACAACGGGCAGAAACGGGTGGATTATCAACATCAGGCCTGGGGTGTGCGCCCGCGTTCCGTGTATCAAAATCTGGCTCTGGAACTTTTTCTCCATCCCCAGATCCCGCTTATCTCCGTGCAGTCCGAGGCGGGGTACGGCAAGACCTATCTGGCCCTGGCCAGCGCCCTGGATCTGGTGCTCAAGACCAAGGACAATCCGTACCGTAAGATTTATCTGAGCAAACCCCTGATCGAGATTGGGTCAAAGATGGGGTTTTTGCCCGGGGATGTTGAAGAAAAGATGGCGCCCTACATCCGATATATCCATGACCTGTTGGCCAAGCTCCATGAACTGCGCCCCGCAAACCGGATCTTTACCGAACAGAACAAGGAGGCTTTGGAACTCAATCCAAAACGGTTCGAGATTTTACCGCTGACCTATATCCGGGGCATGAATCTGGAAGGGGCTGTGGTCATTGTTGACGAGATGCAGAATTTGTCGCGCACCGAGGCCCGTTCGCTTCTGACCCGGATGGGGGAGGGCGTGAAATGTTTTTGTCTGGGCGATACCCGTCAGGTGGATAACCCGTACCTGAACGAGAGCAACAACGGCCTGAACTGGCTGGTCAAAAAATGTAAAGGGATGCGCGGCTACGCCCATATTGTTCTCAAGGGCGAACATTCGCGCGGTCCGGTTACGGATATGGTCCTGCAGTCCGGGCTTTGA